From Neisseria musculi, the proteins below share one genomic window:
- a CDS encoding beta-ketoacyl-ACP synthase, whose translation MDTPVYLSLPAVTSVLGDDLAAHIDALLGCDAAPPLVFSESPPGGRRYAFGAVTRALRAFPAHLPAPLCSRNNRLLWHALQQIEPQIAAVKARFGKHRVAVVMGTSTTGGDENKAVFRHVAEGGSWAEQPFDYGRQLMASPAEFVAEVYDLCGPAYVVSTACTSGARALISAARLLRAGFCDAVVCGGADTLSALTVHGFASLEVLSAGVARPFARMRDGINIGEAAAAFVMTREPLFSDGLPLLGCGASGDAYHMSSPRPDGLGAVLAFQTALSRAGLSAADIGWINLHGTGTQQNDAMESAAVAAVFGSGTPCTSTKPFTGHTLAAAGALEAALLWGMVSRSLNASGRLPPQWPQGEADEALPPIGLTGRNSRWLQHRRIGASASFAFGGSNAVLIIGEPAEGSAPNPL comes from the coding sequence ATGGACACGCCTGTTTATCTTTCCCTGCCCGCCGTTACCAGCGTATTGGGCGACGACTTGGCCGCGCATATCGATGCGCTGCTGGGCTGTGATGCTGCGCCGCCGCTGGTGTTTTCCGAGAGCCCGCCCGGCGGCCGGCGTTACGCTTTCGGCGCGGTAACCCGGGCTTTGCGGGCGTTTCCCGCGCACCTGCCCGCGCCGCTTTGCAGCCGCAACAACCGGCTGCTTTGGCATGCGCTGCAGCAGATTGAGCCGCAGATAGCGGCCGTGAAGGCGCGTTTCGGCAAACACAGGGTGGCGGTGGTGATGGGCACTTCCACCACGGGCGGCGATGAAAACAAAGCAGTGTTCCGCCATGTGGCAGAGGGAGGCTCGTGGGCGGAGCAGCCGTTTGACTACGGCCGGCAGCTGATGGCTTCGCCGGCAGAGTTTGTGGCAGAGGTTTATGATTTGTGCGGCCCCGCTTATGTGGTATCGACCGCCTGCACTTCGGGCGCACGCGCCTTAATCAGCGCGGCACGGCTGCTGCGCGCGGGCTTTTGCGATGCAGTGGTGTGCGGCGGCGCAGACACTTTGTCGGCACTGACGGTTCACGGTTTTGCATCGTTGGAAGTGCTCTCGGCAGGGGTTGCCCGTCCGTTTGCCCGTATGCGGGACGGCATCAATATCGGAGAGGCGGCCGCAGCATTTGTGATGACGCGCGAACCGCTGTTTTCAGACGGCCTGCCGCTGCTGGGCTGCGGCGCATCCGGCGATGCTTACCATATGTCGTCACCGCGCCCGGACGGTTTGGGTGCGGTTTTGGCTTTTCAGACGGCCTTAAGCCGTGCCGGCCTGAGTGCGGCCGATATCGGCTGGATTAATCTGCACGGCACCGGCACACAGCAAAACGATGCCATGGAAAGCGCGGCAGTGGCGGCGGTGTTCGGCAGCGGCACCCCCTGCACCTCCACCAAACCCTTTACCGGCCACACGCTGGCGGCGGCCGGCGCGCTGGAAGCGGCATTGCTTTGGGGTATGGTAAGCCGCTCCCTCAACGCTTCGGGCAGGCTGCCGCCGCAATGGCCGCAGGGAGAGGCAGACGAAGCCCTGCCGCCCATCGGCCTCACCGGACGCAACAGCCGCTGGCTGCAACACCGCCGCATCGGTGCCAGCGCCTCGTTTGCTTTCGGCGGCAGCAATGCCGTGCTGATTATCGGCGAGCCGGCAGAGGGCAGTGCCCCGAATCCGCTATAG
- a CDS encoding ApeP family dehydratase encodes MNSKHHNPDSAGSNLPLACPITDIAPLLPHSGRMVLLECITDYGRHHLTATTRVGGNHILLADNRLPCVAGMEIMAQGIGALIGCHARNSGRPVKMGFLLGTRRLHLFADSIPVDTQLLVKVQESVVDASGFGVFDCTLHWIDAPEHEKHTLPANGLLAQAALNVYGPDKAEEAV; translated from the coding sequence ATGAACAGCAAACACCACAATCCGGATAGTGCAGGCTCCAATCTGCCGTTGGCCTGCCCGATTACCGATATTGCCCCGCTGCTGCCGCACAGCGGCCGTATGGTGCTGCTCGAGTGCATCACCGATTACGGCCGCCACCATCTCACGGCCACCACCAGAGTGGGCGGCAACCATATTCTGCTGGCCGATAACCGCCTGCCCTGTGTTGCGGGCATGGAAATCATGGCGCAGGGCATAGGCGCGCTCATCGGCTGCCATGCCCGCAATTCGGGCAGGCCGGTGAAGATGGGCTTTCTGCTGGGCACGCGCAGGCTGCATCTGTTTGCCGACAGCATTCCCGTGGACACGCAGTTGCTGGTGAAGGTGCAGGAGTCGGTGGTGGATGCTTCGGGCTTCGGCGTGTTTGACTGCACGCTCCACTGGATCGATGCGCCGGAACATGAAAAACACACTTTGCCTGCCAACGGCCTGCTGGCGCAGGCCGCATTGAACGTGTACGGCCCCGATAAGGCTGAAGAGGCCGTCTGA
- the fabG gene encoding 3-oxoacyl-ACP reductase FabG produces the protein MNETVLITGSSRGIGKAVALGLAADGYHIVVHCRSRRSEAEAVAEAVRAAGRQARVLQFDVAERAACREILLADMEAHGAYYGVVLNAGLTRDNAFPALEDDDWDTVLRTGLDGFYNVLHPVVMPMIRRRRPGRIVCTASVSGLIGNRGQVNYSAAKAGIIGAAKALAVELAKRNITVNCVAPGLIDTEIVGSGVPVEEILKAVPAARMGSPEEVAHAVRFLMDEKAAYITRQVIAVNGGLC, from the coding sequence ATGAACGAAACCGTTTTGATTACCGGCTCGAGCAGAGGTATCGGCAAGGCCGTGGCTTTGGGGCTGGCGGCAGACGGCTACCATATCGTAGTGCACTGCCGCAGCCGCCGCAGCGAAGCCGAAGCGGTGGCCGAAGCCGTGCGTGCAGCGGGCAGGCAGGCGCGGGTGCTTCAGTTTGACGTGGCCGAGCGGGCAGCCTGCCGGGAAATCCTGCTTGCCGACATGGAAGCGCACGGAGCCTATTACGGCGTGGTGCTCAATGCCGGCCTCACCCGCGACAACGCCTTCCCGGCCTTGGAAGACGATGATTGGGACACGGTGTTGCGCACCGGTTTGGACGGTTTTTATAATGTGCTGCACCCTGTGGTGATGCCGATGATACGCCGCCGCCGTCCGGGCAGGATTGTCTGCACGGCATCGGTGTCGGGCTTGATCGGCAACCGCGGGCAGGTGAACTACAGTGCCGCCAAAGCGGGCATTATCGGGGCGGCCAAAGCCCTGGCAGTGGAGCTGGCCAAGCGCAACATCACGGTAAACTGCGTGGCGCCCGGCCTGATCGACACCGAAATTGTCGGCAGCGGCGTGCCGGTGGAGGAAATTTTGAAAGCGGTTCCCGCCGCGCGCATGGGGTCGCCCGAAGAGGTGGCGCATGCAGTGCGGTTTCTGATGGATGAAAAAGCCGCCTATATCACCAGGCAGGTGATTGCGGTAAACGGAGGTTTGTGTTGA
- a CDS encoding beta-ketoacyl-ACP synthase, which translates to MLRRVVVTGVGAVTAFGRDWKSVRAGFEAGRNAVKYMDWAERFPELEARLGAPVEDYRTPAHWTRKQLRSMGRGSRMAVDAAEQALADAGLLGDEGIQNGSMGVAAGSSVGSTQDVGVMGDLLLHGNSRNFNANTYVRMMPHTIAANIGIFFGLTGRIIPTSSACSSGSQGIGYAYEAIKYGLIDMMLGGGSEEFCPSEVYVFDSLYAASRRNGEPELTPRPYDTARDGLVIGEGAGILVLEELHHALKRGARIYAEIVGYGTNSDGSHITQPQKATMQRCMEAALKDAGIAPEQVGYVNGHGTATEKGDVAETQATAALFGSVPMSSQKSYFGHTLGACGALESWFSIEMMNSGWFAPTINLDNIDPLCGGVDYIRGEGREIRTDYVMNNNFAFGGINTSLIFKKWNNF; encoded by the coding sequence GTGTTGAGGCGGGTTGTTGTAACGGGCGTTGGTGCCGTTACCGCTTTCGGGCGCGATTGGAAAAGCGTTCGGGCGGGTTTCGAGGCGGGACGCAATGCAGTGAAATATATGGATTGGGCAGAGCGTTTCCCCGAGCTGGAGGCGCGGCTGGGCGCGCCGGTGGAAGATTACCGCACGCCTGCACATTGGACGCGCAAACAGTTGCGCAGTATGGGGCGGGGCTCGCGGATGGCAGTGGATGCCGCCGAGCAGGCATTGGCAGATGCAGGGCTTCTGGGAGATGAGGGTATTCAAAACGGCAGCATGGGCGTGGCCGCCGGCTCGTCAGTGGGCAGCACTCAAGATGTGGGGGTGATGGGCGATTTGCTGCTGCACGGCAATTCGCGCAACTTCAACGCCAACACCTATGTGCGCATGATGCCGCACACCATCGCTGCCAATATCGGCATCTTTTTCGGGCTGACCGGCCGCATTATTCCCACCTCCAGCGCCTGCTCTTCAGGCAGCCAGGGTATCGGCTATGCTTACGAAGCCATCAAATACGGCCTGATTGATATGATGCTGGGCGGCGGCAGCGAAGAGTTCTGCCCGTCCGAAGTGTATGTGTTTGATTCGCTCTATGCGGCCAGCCGCCGCAACGGCGAACCGGAGCTTACCCCGCGCCCCTACGACACGGCCAGAGACGGCCTGGTGATCGGAGAGGGTGCAGGTATATTGGTGTTGGAAGAACTACACCATGCCTTAAAACGCGGCGCCCGCATTTATGCAGAAATTGTCGGCTACGGCACCAACAGCGATGGTTCCCACATTACCCAGCCGCAGAAAGCCACCATGCAGCGCTGTATGGAGGCCGCCCTGAAAGATGCCGGCATTGCGCCGGAGCAGGTTGGCTATGTTAATGGCCACGGCACCGCCACAGAGAAAGGCGATGTTGCCGAAACCCAAGCAACAGCAGCCTTATTCGGCAGCGTGCCCATGAGTTCGCAGAAAAGCTATTTCGGCCACACCCTCGGCGCCTGCGGTGCGTTGGAATCATGGTTTTCCATCGAAATGATGAACAGCGGCTGGTTTGCCCCTACCATCAACCTCGACAATATCGACCCCTTGTGCGGCGGTGTGGACTATATCCGCGGCGAAGGGCGGGAAATCCGCACCGATTATGTGATGAACAATAATTTTGCTTTCGGCGGCATCAACACTTCACTGATTTTTAAAAAATGGAACAATTTTTAA
- a CDS encoding 4'-phosphopantetheinyl transferase family protein: protein MGKNRNTNTASGLVCRIAAADWAQNYREEQLDPADLGRLTRNPALARRLDWQVSRALKQTASGFCLSLSHSNGHAALLAGHTQGTSAGVDIEYLRLRDFNRLAKWVFSPEECLWWQQSPDPQIDFYRLWTIKEALLKAGRLNFPADMKKVGLDCSPQNPKKIRTAQPGQTWYGQTVKINNCIASCVWQQEPTLHWQPLGQLQTCEIQMI, encoded by the coding sequence ATGGGCAAAAACCGCAACACAAATACAGCATCGGGGCTGGTTTGCAGGATTGCCGCCGCCGACTGGGCGCAAAACTATCGGGAAGAGCAGCTTGACCCGGCCGATCTCGGCCGCCTGACCCGCAACCCCGCTTTAGCCCGGCGTTTGGACTGGCAGGTGAGTCGGGCGCTCAAACAAACCGCAAGCGGCTTTTGCCTGTCGTTATCCCACAGCAACGGCCATGCCGCCCTGCTCGCAGGCCATACTCAGGGCACATCGGCAGGTGTCGATATCGAATATCTCCGCCTGAGGGATTTCAACCGTTTGGCAAAATGGGTGTTCAGCCCGGAAGAATGCCTGTGGTGGCAGCAAAGCCCCGATCCGCAGATTGATTTTTATCGGTTGTGGACCATCAAAGAAGCCCTGCTCAAGGCCGGCCGTCTGAATTTTCCTGCCGACATGAAAAAAGTCGGCTTGGATTGCAGCCCGCAAAACCCCAAAAAAATCAGAACAGCGCAGCCCGGGCAAACTTGGTATGGACAAACCGTCAAAATAAACAACTGCATCGCCAGCTGTGTTTGGCAGCAGGAACCAACTTTGCACTGGCAGCCCTTGGGGCAATTGCAAACCTGTGAAATACAGATGATTTGA